A single genomic interval of Dromiciops gliroides isolate mDroGli1 chromosome 1, mDroGli1.pri, whole genome shotgun sequence harbors:
- the ECI2 gene encoding enoyl-CoA delta isomerase 2, which translates to MAMRASQEDFERAKRQVKDLKEDPGNEVKLKLYALFKQATEGSCTSPKPGMLDFVNKAKWDAWHALGSLPKDTARQNYVDLVSNLVSSQSLSQEKISNGGKSEYETLLVTREGNITKIMFNRPTKKNAINSKMYDEIMLVLEAAGKDDSLLTVFTGNGDCYSSGNDLSQAMNILSDELEKIIKESTVKLRKFVDHFIDFPKPLVAVVNGPAVGISVTLLGLFDIVYATDRATFHTPFIQLGQSPEACSSYTFPKIMGPAKAAEMLIFGKKLTAREAYAQRLVTEVFPDSTFQKEVWTRLKAYSQLPPKAMMSSKQLLRSFEKETLHKVNLEECTLLYERFFSNECLNAIVNFANKKSKL; encoded by the exons ATGGCTATGAGAGCCAGTCAAGAAGACTTTGAAAGGGCAAAGAGGCAAGTGAAAGATTTGAAGGAGGATCCAGGAAATGAAGTGAAACTAAAACTCTATGCACTTTTTAAACAG GCTACAGAGGGGTCGTGTACCTCACCAAAGCCAGGAATGCTTGACTTTGTCAACAAGGCCAAATGGGATGCGTGGCACGCTCTTGGAAGCTTGCCTAAG GACACTGCGAGACAGAATTATGTGGATTTAGTATCAAATCTGGTTTCCTCTCAATCCTTAAGCCAAGAGAAGATTTCTAATGGTGGGAAGTCTGAATATGAAACCCTGTTAGTCACAAGGGAAGGCAATATTACAAAGATCATGTTTAACCGCCCCACCAAGAAAAATGCCATAAATAGTAAG ATGTATGATGAAATTATGCTAGTCCTCGAAGCTGCAGGCAAGGATGATTCGCTCCTAACTGTTTTCACAG gaAATGGTGATTGTTACTCCAGTGGGAATGACTTAAGTCAAGCTATGAATATTCTATCAGATGAGCttgaaaagataattaaagaaAGTACTGTGAAACTGAG gAAATTTGttgatcattttatagatttccCCAAGCCCCTAGTTGCAGTGGTAAATGGCCCAGCTGTAGGAATCTCAGTTACACTTCTTGGGTTGTTTGATATTGTATATGCAACTGACAGG GCAACATTTCACACACCATTTATTCAACTAGGCCAGAGCCCAGAAGCATGTTCCTCTTATACCTTTCCAAAGATAATGGGTCCAGCCAAG GCAGCTGAAATGCTTATTTTTGGAAAGAAGTTGACAGCCCGAGAAGCTTATGCTCAACGACTTGTTACCGAAGTTTTTCCAGATAGCACTTTTCAGAAAGAAGTTTGGACCAGGTTGAAGGCATACTCACAACTTCCTCCAAAG GCTATGATGTCTTCAAAACAGTTACTTCGAAGTTTCGAAAAAGAGACACTGCACAAAGTTAATCTTGAAGAATGTACTTTACTTTATGAAAGATTCTTCTCTAATGAATGCCTAAATGCCATTGTAAACTTCGCCAATAAAAAGTCAAAACTCTGA